The stretch of DNA GACGGCCGGCATCATAGATCACGAAACCGGAGAAAAGGATGTGGAACGTCTTTCAGGCCTGCGCCGGCAGATGCCGCTGACGGCGGCGGGAGCTGCGCTTGCTGCCGTCTCCATGATGGGGCTTCCGCCATCCTTCGGTTACATCGCCAAAGAAACGCTTTATGCGGCGGCCGTGAACCCGGTTTTGCTCGTTAGCGCTGTCCTTGGCGGGGCTTTATTTCTAGTGATTGCCTATTTGACTGGCCTCAAACCGTTTTTGGGGAGAATTCGTCCTACGCCGCATCCGCCCCATGAAGCCGAAGCCGCGATGTGGGCCGGTCCAATGATTCTAGGGCTGCTCGGACTGGTCCTCGGCCTTGCGCCCGGATTTACTTCTTCATGGCTTGTCGCGCCGGCGGCCGCCGCCGTGGTGGGCGAACCGATCGCCGCGAAGCTGACCCTCTGGCATGGGATCTCGCGAGAATTGATCGCGAGCGGCGTCACCCTGTTGTTGGGTTTGATGGCTGTGGGGATGAGGCGATACGTGTTGTCTCTGCTACCGGCCATCGCTTCGCTGAATGCGCTCGGCCCGGACCGGAGCTATGAGCGGGCATTGAACGGGCTGATGTGGATGGCAGGCTGGCAGACGCGCCGGCTGCAGTGCGGATCGCTTCAAGTCTACCTGTGGATCACGCTGTCCTTCGTCATCGCGACTACGGGATGGTATTTTTTGAAACACATCCCTGTTTCAATATTCCACGGCCTGTCTCCGGTCCGGTTCATCGACGCGCTCATTCTCTCGCTGATCATTCTGTCGACGGCGGGAGCCATCATGTCCAGGTCCCGCCTTGCCGCCTTCGCCTCTCTTGGCGTGGCCGGCTACGCGATTGCAATCTTCTTTGTGATTTACAGCGCGCCGGACCTTGCAATGACGCAACTGGTCGTGGAAACACTCACAGTGATCCTCTTGGTGCTTGCTTTCTACCACCTGCCGCCATTTCGCGTCAGAACGACGGCGCCGGTACGATTGCTGGAACTGGTCCCCGCCGCGCTTGTCGGGCTGGTCATGTTCGGCCTGACGCTTGCCGCGAACCGGATCCAATATGCGCCGAATATTTCTGGCTTTTTCAACGAGCACAGTTGGACCAGCGCCTATGGCAAGAATATCGTCAATGTCATCCTCGTCGATTTCCGCGCGCTTGATACCCTCGGCGAAATCACTGTTCTGGCCGTTGCGGGTCTCGGCGCATTTGCCCTTCTGAAACTCAAACCGAGCGGGAAAGGAGGCGGACCGTGAGTTCACTGATTTTGCGCACGGCCACCCGCTATTTGGTGCCGCTCCTCCTCCTTTTCTCCATCTATCTCCTGCTGGCGGGCCACAATTATCCTGGCGGCGGATTTGTCGGGGGATTGGCCGCGGCAGCCGGGCTTTCCCTATATGCGCTCGCATTTGATGTGGCCTCCGCCAAGAGGATGTTGAAAATCAGTCCCACGGGGCTTGCGGGGCTGGGCTTGCTGGTGTCCTCAGCCAGCGGACTGCCCGCGCTGACCGAGTCCAGACCGTACCTGACCGGTCTGTGGACGGTCCTTCATGCTCCGGGCTTCGAA from Kiritimatiellia bacterium encodes:
- a CDS encoding Na+/H+ antiporter subunit B — protein: MSSLILRTATRYLVPLLLLFSIYLLLAGHNYPGGGFVGGLAAAAGLSLYALAFDVASAKRMLKISPTGLAGLGLLVSSASGLPALTESRPYLTGLWTVLHAPGFEPLKVGTPILFDLGVYLVVLGVTMSIIFALAEEEG
- a CDS encoding DUF4040 domain-containing protein; this encodes MLLVVAILGVSAFAAPLLLRRCGRWGVWALTALPAAGFLYFITKWPAIQSGTALVSSIRWLPALGHDLTLRLDGLALLFAVLICGIGAVVVAYSGGYLRGDPAAPRFFASLFLFMASMLGVTLADDVVALFVFWELTSFSSYLLIGHHHEEEKSRKAALQALLVTGLGGLFLLAGLLMLSDMAGSTTLSGILASGQLADHPYFDLSIGLILVGAFTKSAQFPFHFWLPNAMAAPTPASAYLHSSTMVKAGVYLLARLRPIGSDSALWDALVPAIGAATLLTGALLAYGQKILKRLLAYTTVGALGMMTMLLGLDSPTAGKAAVAVLLAHALYKAALFLTAGIIDHETGEKDVERLSGLRRQMPLTAAGAALAAVSMMGLPPSFGYIAKETLYAAAVNPVLLVSAVLGGALFLVIAYLTGLKPFLGRIRPTPHPPHEAEAAMWAGPMILGLLGLVLGLAPGFTSSWLVAPAAAAVVGEPIAAKLTLWHGISRELIASGVTLLLGLMAVGMRRYVLSLLPAIASLNALGPDRSYERALNGLMWMAGWQTRRLQCGSLQVYLWITLSFVIATTGWYFLKHIPVSIFHGLSPVRFIDALILSLIILSTAGAIMSRSRLAAFASLGVAGYAIAIFFVIYSAPDLAMTQLVVETLTVILLVLAFYHLPPFRVRTTAPVRLLELVPAALVGLVMFGLTLAANRIQYAPNISGFFNEHSWTSAYGKNIVNVILVDFRALDTLGEITVLAVAGLGAFALLKLKPSGKGGGP